A DNA window from Methanomassiliicoccus sp. contains the following coding sequences:
- a CDS encoding ATP-binding protein, whose translation MITTRLTKTPLVEGAVKILLIEDNRGDAVLIETALEPSEDPPFTVHVESRLVPALERLNSEKFDIVLLDLNLPDSFGFETVTSVQEVVPRTPVVIVTGNMDEAFARTAVQSGVQDYLVKDEIRPYSLIRTILFAMERKRIENNLYALEEVASAAVATLDLDAILEAVLGTLRSVMGADRTALLMAEDGDLSIKAQSAGGLSRREESSEDKKLSRQVLVEGRPAFARIPEEDGGEFYVLKVPLTIEGEAGGVLEVEWAAPHAESEREVALLTVAAERIASGMSNARAYESVKRSERSANEERSRLRTIIDTLPVGILITDRNGRQMESNALRAKIWGGTPKPSTSMDDLCAIHAWYADSGEAVKECPVVKALKYGEVDLGETINIERLDGSYGTILASAAPIRDESGTLLGAVGVQQDITDRIRLEQRLVTAMERSEFYIDLLTHDVANSLASASGYLQLIEPSGMGGEKTTQWLMRALTSLDDSARLIDTVRRVHNLGSSPKTKIDLDVMLPEVIAHVLPRGDGAEIIYSGMHDAMVTGTGLLPDLFTNLLENAVKHSKGRVSIAVTVRPHYFQGIDYVRVDISDNGPGIPDQLKERLFVRGERGITRAPGHGMGLFLVSNIVAEVGGRIWAEDRVPGDPAKGARFVVLLPRSKDE comes from the coding sequence ATGATCACGACCCGCCTGACCAAGACCCCTCTAGTCGAGGGGGCGGTCAAGATACTGCTGATAGAGGACAACCGGGGAGATGCCGTACTGATAGAAACAGCCCTGGAGCCGTCCGAGGACCCTCCCTTCACGGTGCATGTGGAGAGCAGACTCGTCCCCGCGCTCGAACGCCTGAACTCGGAGAAGTTCGATATTGTCCTCCTGGACCTGAACCTCCCCGACAGCTTCGGGTTCGAGACGGTGACCTCGGTGCAGGAGGTCGTGCCCCGAACCCCGGTGGTGATCGTCACAGGCAATATGGACGAGGCCTTCGCCCGCACGGCCGTGCAGTCGGGGGTACAGGACTATCTGGTCAAGGACGAGATCCGCCCCTATAGCCTCATACGCACAATCCTCTTCGCCATGGAACGGAAGCGCATCGAGAACAACCTCTACGCTCTGGAGGAGGTGGCCAGTGCGGCGGTGGCCACCCTTGACCTAGACGCTATCCTGGAGGCGGTGCTTGGGACCCTCCGGTCGGTCATGGGGGCTGATCGCACCGCTCTCCTGATGGCCGAGGACGGCGACCTCTCGATCAAGGCTCAGTCGGCCGGCGGCCTTTCAAGGAGGGAGGAGAGCAGCGAGGACAAGAAACTGAGCCGTCAAGTCCTGGTCGAGGGCCGCCCAGCCTTCGCCCGCATTCCTGAAGAGGATGGGGGGGAATTCTACGTGCTTAAGGTCCCTCTGACCATCGAAGGGGAGGCGGGAGGCGTGCTGGAGGTGGAGTGGGCAGCCCCCCATGCCGAGAGCGAACGAGAGGTCGCACTGCTGACCGTGGCGGCGGAACGCATCGCCTCGGGCATGTCCAACGCTCGAGCCTATGAGTCGGTGAAGCGTTCGGAGCGGTCGGCGAACGAAGAGAGGTCCCGCCTGCGAACCATCATCGACACCTTGCCGGTGGGGATTCTCATCACCGACCGCAACGGCCGGCAGATGGAGTCCAACGCCCTCCGGGCGAAGATCTGGGGAGGAACGCCTAAACCCTCGACATCGATGGATGATCTGTGCGCCATCCACGCCTGGTACGCAGACAGCGGGGAGGCGGTCAAGGAGTGTCCAGTGGTCAAGGCCCTCAAGTACGGCGAGGTCGACCTGGGGGAGACCATCAACATCGAACGCCTGGACGGCAGTTATGGCACAATTCTCGCCTCCGCTGCGCCCATCAGGGACGAGAGCGGGACCCTCCTGGGAGCAGTGGGGGTTCAGCAGGACATAACCGATCGCATCCGGTTGGAACAGAGGTTGGTGACCGCGATGGAGAGGTCGGAGTTCTATATCGATCTGCTCACTCACGATGTCGCCAACTCCCTTGCCTCGGCCTCGGGATACTTGCAGCTCATCGAGCCCTCGGGAATGGGGGGCGAGAAGACCACCCAGTGGTTAATGAGGGCCTTAACCTCGCTTGACGACTCAGCCCGGTTGATCGACACGGTGCGCAGGGTCCACAACCTCGGCTCTTCGCCAAAGACCAAGATCGACCTCGACGTCATGTTGCCGGAGGTCATCGCCCACGTTCTGCCCAGGGGGGATGGCGCGGAGATCATATACTCGGGGATGCACGATGCCATGGTCACCGGCACCGGTCTATTGCCGGACCTCTTCACCAACCTGCTGGAGAACGCAGTAAAGCATTCCAAGGGGCGGGTGAGCATCGCCGTTACCGTGCGACCTCATTATTTCCAAGGCATAGACTATGTACGGGTCGATATCTCCGACAACGGCCCGGGCATCCCCGATCAGCTCAAGGAGAGGCTCTTCGTTCGGGGAGAGAGAGGCATCACCCGGGCCCCGGGGCATGGGATGGGGTTGTTTCTGGTCTCCAACATTGTCGCCGAGGTCGGGGGCAGGATATGGGCGGAGGACCGTGTGCCTGGCGACCCCGCCAAAGGGGCGCGGTTCGTCGTTCTACTGCCGCGGAGCAAGGACGAATAA